A window of the Penaeus monodon isolate SGIC_2016 chromosome 38, NSTDA_Pmon_1, whole genome shotgun sequence genome harbors these coding sequences:
- the LOC119596926 gene encoding F-box DNA helicase 1-like, translated as MAEVLGGSSSWALPAEILEMVLAQLPLPALLTVHSTVCHYWSGIIMNPAFIPWKKIYHRLKLAPESLSSAFLLSPSRAEKLVQTKDIVKELCVQHHITSLEDCLISIIRLMGNSHGIPFESKATIDVLKSHPLYELAVAALDFHGQDLIPECRNVWHIVSMIVILAKDMWQVDALLQLLLSRGSIFTPRDITEAFYCMSTLFLHCTREYELPTRYHYIVNYALYLYENRWTLTPADDPGRLKQSHYGQQSMQKFMSYKPKVQHTHEQMRIINHDVKPDHIVKIVAFAGTGKTTTLLQMCQQRPHQKFLLVVYNKSVEEHCSKCFPNNVKVKTAHAMAFANVGRRFASIRRLDGNLSSSKISEFLEHKEGAGNRFRRAALVKNTIEIFLNSHDDILTLQHVPVKDKDQNDIEDDYRLKILLSDAEAVWKEMKQCSPTQKIAMSQDGQLKCWQLSKPRIQGYDVIMIDEGQDMNTAMFDIFLRQKCAKVIVGDPHQQIYSFRGAVNALQMVPATHTYYLTQSFRFGPEISYVANCSLEVLKNVQKQTLVGGRKQDFVYVSSKSKPVTSSGKKLSTAYLARMNLTIYKLSISMCLDDKYSHMSMSFAGGLAKYGFDMVLDIYKLWQIQQGFGTAESLGIKNKLIAKFHSVFSLRKFADNIDDHDLSNKIRMFDYSGTKTPHHLQLLNRRCNGEPARSDIVFSTIHKSKGLEFDWVIMLDDLVPVNLPYLNMRYEGDEHNLMYVAVTRAKLWLTINSAVLYTLTAAREKFEIITGRQEVHPKHKCTQCGEKDIANSKAPLVTKVITVPIGNQGEKFRGGYLCENCTTFNKYVPPMTIGHEYGIIKLLKDSSRLCRRTLLTGKREFNDMPENRHMHLGWQQYHRHTEADSNTDEEFPDEIDFEDPALLVLEEEAVQIEQEDNNEMVPRRGIEPEVIQIDGIEPEVIQINGIEPEVIQID; from the exons ATGGCTGAAGTGTTGGGAGGCTCTTCATCATGGGCTCTCCCTGCAGAGATACTGGAGATGGTGCTGGCACAGCTGCCCCTGCCAGCTCTGCTTACAGTACACTCTACAGTGTGCCATTACTGGTCAGGGATTATTATGAATCCAGCG TTCATCCCCTGGAAAAAGATATACCATCGGCTGAAACTTGCCCCTGAGAGCCTCTCGTCGGCTTTTCTGCTCTCCCCATCAAGGGCAGAAAAACTGGTTCAGACGAAAGATATTGTTAAAGAGCTCTGTGTTCAGCACCACATTACATCATTAGAAGACTGTCTCATTAGCATCATTAG GTTAATGGGAAATTCGCACGGAATTCCATTTGAGTCGAAAGCAACAATCGATGTCCTCAAGAGCCATCCGCTCTATGAACTGGCTGTTGCCGCTTTGGACTTTCATGGGCAAGATCTTATCCCAGAGTGTCGCAATGTATGGCATATTGTCTCCATGATTGTCATTC TTGCAAAGGATATGTGGCAAGTTGATGCACTCCTGCAGCTTTTGCTTTCTCGTGGCTCGATCTTCACTCCCAGAGATATTACTGAAGCCTTTTATTGCATGTCCACGTTATTCCTTCACTGCACTAGGGAATATGAGCTCCCCACAAG gtATCATTACATAGTCAACTATGCCTTGTATCTGTATGAGAATCGGTGGACTCTTACTCCTGCTGACGACCCTGGGAGGCTAAAGCAGAGTCATTATGGCCAGCAATCCATGCAAAAGTTCATGAGTTACAAGCCAAAAGTACAACATACTCATGAACAGATGAGAATTATAAACCATGATGTTAAACCAGATCAT ATTGTGAAAATCGTAGCCTTTGCTGGGACTGGCAAAACCACCACCTTACTTCAGATGTGCCAACAACGTCCACACCAGAAGTTCTTGCTTGTGGTCTACAATAAATCAGTAGAGGAACACTGCTCCAAGTGTTTTCCTAATAATGTAAAAGTCAAGACAGCTCATGCCATGGCTTTCGCAAATGTTGGCAGAAG GTTTGCAAGTATCCGCAGACTAGATGGGAACCTGAGCAGTAGCAAAATCTCCGAGTTTCTGGAACATAAGGAAGGTGCTGGCAATAG GTTCAGACGTGCTGCCCTTGTTAAAAACACCATTGAAATCTTTCTGAATTCTCATGATGACATTCTCACTCTACAACATGTTCCCGTGAAGGACAAAGACCAGAATGATATCGAAGATGACTATAGACTGAAG ATACTTTTGTCTGATGCAGAAGCGGTATGGAAAGAAATGAAGCAGTGTTCCCCTACACAGAAGATAGCCATGTCACaa GATGGTCAGCTGAAGTGTTGGCAGTTGAGTAAACCAAGAATTCAAGGGTATGATGTTATCATGATTGATGAGGGCCAGGATATGAACACCGCCATGTTTGATATTTTTCTCAGACAGAAGTGTGCCAAA GTAATTGTGGGCGATCCTCATCAGCAGATTTACTCCTTCAGAGGGGCAGTTAATGCCCTTCAGATGGttccagccacacacacatattacctcACACAGTCCTTTAGATTTGGTCCTGAAATATCATATGTAGCAAATTGTTCTTTAGAGGTTCTCAAAAATGTGCAAAAGCAGACACTTGTTGGTGGCAGAAAGCAAGACTTTGTGTATGTCAGTAGCAAAAGTAAGCCAGTTACTTCGTCTGGTAAAAAACTTAGTACAGCCTATTTAGCAAGGATGAATCTTACCATATACAAACTTTCCATTTCTATGTGCCTTGATGACAAGTATTCTCATATGTCTATGAGTTTTGCTGGAGGATTAGCCAAGTATGGGTTTGATATGGTCTTAGATATCTACAAACTTTGGCAAATTCAACAAGGATTTGGAACAGCAGAATCATTGGGCATCAAAAACAAGCTTATTGCAAAATTCCACTCTGTTTTTAGTCTTAGAAAATTTGCTGATAACATCGATGACCATGATTTGTCCAACAAGATCAGAATGTTTGATTACAGCGGAACCAAAACCCCTCATCACCTTCAGCTGTTGAACAGAAGATGTAATGGAGAACCAGCGAGGTCTGATATTGTTTTTAGCACAATTCACAAATCTAAAGGACTGGAGTTCGACTGGGTCATTATGTTAGATGATCTCGTTCCTGTGAACTTGCCATATCTGAATATGAGGTATGAAGGAGATGAACACAACTTAATGTATGTAGCAGTCACACGAGCAAAATTGTGGTTAACTATTAACTCTGCAGTTTTGTACACCTTAACTGCAGCTAgagaaaaatttgaaataataactgGAAGGCAGGAGGTTCATCCAAAACACAAATGCACCCAGTGTGGGGAGAAGGACATTGCCAACTCAAAAGCCCCTCTAGTAACAAAG GTTATAACCGTCCCAATAGGTAACCAGGGAGAAAAATTTAGAGGTGGCTATCTCTGTGAAAATTGCACCACCTTCAATAAGTATGTACCACCGATGACAATTGG GCATGAATATGGCATTATCAAGCTATTAAAGGACAGCTCAAGATTATGTAGAAGAACTCTGCTGACAGGGAAAAGGGAATTCAACGACATGCCAGAAAACAGACACATGCATTTG GGATGGCAACAGTATCACCGACATACTGAGGCAGATTCAAACACTGACGAAGAATTCCCAGATGAGATTGACTTCGAGGACCCAGCTCTCCTTGTTTTAGAGGAGGAAGCAGTACAGATAGAGCAAGAGGACAACAATGAGATGGTTCCAAGAAGAGGTATAGAGCCTGAAGTTATCCAGATTGATGGTATAGAGCCTGAGGTTATTCAGATTAATGGCATAGAGCCTGAAGTTATTCAGATTGATTAA